In Silene latifolia isolate original U9 population chromosome X, ASM4854445v1, whole genome shotgun sequence, the following proteins share a genomic window:
- the LOC141619574 gene encoding zeatin O-glucosyltransferase-like — MEDQNNSQVAVVMVPFPGQGHQNQLLHLSHLVISYGIPVHFAGSAMHNHQAKVRVQGWDSESLNNIKFHDFQIPPYISPPPNPDLSFHFPVHLEPLFAIPTHLRKPVFELLEQLSAKYRRVIVIHDGLMASVVQDVKLIPNTESFQFYPLSAFNRFIGSWENIPESDKPFQIDQSISIPRCIPSKEGTVTPEISRFIVNQKKFWGTESGRIYNTSRVIEGAYVELSEKLSGNNAETKHFVLGPFNPVEMTGNQNRHRCLKWLDEQNKGSVIFISFGSSTSLTEEQIGELATGLERSGQKFIWVLRNADKADGFSRGKDKNPVLPEGYEERVKDRGMVVREWAPQLDILAHQSIGGFMSHCGWNSSIESISMGVAIAAWPMHSEQPRNAVLITEVLGIGVMVREWEDRGKLVSSVTIESTVKRLMATKEGAEIRKRASELGDSVRKSVSKGGASSLEMDAFIAHITR, encoded by the coding sequence ATGGAGGACCAGAACAACTCTCAAGTCGCGGTTGTTATGGTTCCTTTTCCGGGTCAAGGCCACCAAAACCAACTCCTCCATCTCTCGCATCTCGTAATCTCGTATGGCATTCCGGTTCACTTTGCAGGGTCTGCCATGCACAACCACCAAGCCAAGGTTCGGGTCCAAGGTTGGGACTCCGAAAGTCTTAACAATATCAAATTCCATGATTTCCAAATCCCTCCCTACATTTCGCCTCCTCCAAACCCCGATCTTTCTTTCCACTTCCCGGTTCACCTTGAACCACTTTTCGCTATTCCAACACATCTAAGAAAACCCGTGTTTGAACTCTTGGAACAACTCTCGGCAAAGTATCGCAGAGTCATTGTTATTCATGATGGCCTAATGGCTTCTGTGGTCCAAGATGTTAAGCTCATTCCAAACACTGAGTCCTTTCAATTTTATCCGCTATCTGCCTTCAACCGATTCATAGGTTCCTGGGAAAACATACCAGAATCTGATAAACCTTTTCAAATAGATCAGAGTATTAGTATCCCGAGATGTATTCCCTCCAAAGAGGGGACCGTTACACCTGAGATCTCAAGGTTCATCGTTAATCAGAAGAAATTCTGGGGAACCGAGTCAGGACGTATTTACAATACGTCAAGGGTGATAGAAGGTGCATATGTTGAGCTGTCGGAAAAACTATCAGGAAATAATGCTGAAACAAAACACTTTGTCCTCGGACCTTTTAATCCGGTAGAAATGACCGGAAATCAGAATAGACATAGATGTCTAAAATGGCTCGATGAACAAAACAAAGGGTCTGTGATATTCATCTCTTTCGGATCATCGACATCACTAACAGAAGAGCAGATCGGAGAGTTGGCGACTGGGTTAGAAAGAAGTGGGCAGAAGTTTATATGGGTGCTCAGAAATGCCGATAAAGCTGATGGTTTCAGTAGGGGAAAAGACAAAAATCCTGTGCTTCCGGAAGGGTATGAGGAAAGGGTCAAGGATAGGGGAATGGTAGTCCGAGAATGGGCCCCACAGCTAGACATACTAGCTCACCAGTCAATAGGCGGGTTCATGAGTCATTGTGGGTGGAACTCGTCCATTGAGAGTATTAGCATGGGGGTGGCTATTGCAGCGTGGCCTATGCACTCTGAACAGCCGAGGAACGCTGTTTTGATAACAGAAGTGTTAGGGATTGGTGTTATGGTGAGGGAGTGGGAAGATCGTGGGAAGCTAGTTAGTTCCGTTACTATTGAGAGTACAGTCAAAAGGTTAATGGCAACAAAAGAAGGAGCGGAGATCAGGAAAAGAGCTTCGGAACTAGGTGACAGTGTCCGAAAGTCGGTTTCAAAAGGTGGAGCTTCATCCTTAGAAATGGATGCTTTCATTGCTCATATCACAAGATGA